The nucleotide sequence GAAGGCTATGTCACCATGCAGGACAGGATCTACCGGGGGATCAAGAAGGCCCTTTATCTAAGCAATCCTGCAGATAACATAATGATAATCGGACACCGGGCCGTTAACAGGATGATCCTGTCTCATTTCCTTTATCGCCGAAAGGAGGATGTCCCTTATATCTATATTCCACAGGATCGGTTTTACTACATTTCTTCAACCCATGACAGAAAAGTATTTCAACTAAAAAAGTTCAAGTAGGCCTTTAATTTTCCTCCACACCTCATCCACTTGGATAAGATCCATGCACGGGTTATCCGGTCGGACACACTTCACTTGGCGACAGCCGCAACAAGGCGGGTTTTTGAAAATAACTTCTCCCACCGGGCTGTAAGGACGCCACATGTGGGGAAAAGTGGGCCCGAAAAGGGTGACACTCGGACAATCCACCGCGGATGCGATGTGTGCGGGCGCGGAATCATTTCCCACGAACAAGCGGCACCTTTTGAACAATGCGGCCATCTCGAGAAGCGTCAAACGTGTCGAGCTGAAGGCCGGAGAAAACCCCATGTGCCTCTCTACTTCCCTGACGATCCCTTCTTCGTCCGGTCCGCCGATAAGAAAAATCTTTACCCCGTAAGATTCTCTTAGACGTCTTGCGATTTCTGCAAAACGCTCCGGCCTCCATTGCCTCAACCTTCCTCGTGCCCCCGGATGAATGGCCGCTGCTTTGAGGCCCTCGGGAGACAGACCAGATCCCTTGATCAACACCTCTACCCTTTTCTCGACATGGGCGGGGATCACGATCCCCATGGTTCTTTCAAAACGCTCGATTCCCAGGAGCCGAAGGGCCAGGAGTTGATAATCTACGATATGATAGCGGAAAGGATCCGCCTGAATCATACGATTCATGAAAAGGCGGGAGAGGCGGCTCGACCGGGTATAAGTCACCCGCTCGGGGGCACCGGTCATCAGGGATAGAAAGGCCGCCCGGTCACCGTGGGAATAATCGATGACCAGGTCATACTTTTCTGACCTCAACTGTTTTAATAACTTTATATGGTATCTTATTGATGATATTAGGCTATTCTTTACTTTCTTTCGATCGTAAAGCCATAACCTGCCGATTCCGGGATGATGCGCTAAGACCTCTTCCGTACCCTTGTGTATCATCACATCAACGCGAATCCCAGGGGCTTCTTTATAGAGGGTGTGAATTACGGGGTACAGGGTCAAGGTGTCCCCGATATACCTAAGCTTTATGATAAGGATCTTCGTTGCCTTTAAAAGTGGTTGGTGCAATGATTCAGCGATTCCTCCCTTGTTTTTGCCGGATTAGTTCATGGAGCTTTGCGTATTTGAAAAAGGATCCCCCCGCGTTCATTAAGGAAATCACAAAACCATCGAATCCATCCAGGAATCCCCGTTCAAGAAGATAGGTTCTCAGGAACATCCAGGAACCGTGAAAAAGTGGAGTAAAGGCATGAACCCGCCTTCCACGCTCGAAAAGTTCATTGGCGGCGATATTGGAGTAGCGTTCCAT is from Deltaproteobacteria bacterium and encodes:
- the rfaQ gene encoding putative lipopolysaccharide heptosyltransferase III is translated as MHQPLLKATKILIIKLRYIGDTLTLYPVIHTLYKEAPGIRVDVMIHKGTEEVLAHHPGIGRLWLYDRKKVKNSLISSIRYHIKLLKQLRSEKYDLVIDYSHGDRAAFLSLMTGAPERVTYTRSSRLSRLFMNRMIQADPFRYHIVDYQLLALRLLGIERFERTMGIVIPAHVEKRVEVLIKGSGLSPEGLKAAAIHPGARGRLRQWRPERFAEIARRLRESYGVKIFLIGGPDEEGIVREVERHMGFSPAFSSTRLTLLEMAALFKRCRLFVGNDSAPAHIASAVDCPSVTLFGPTFPHMWRPYSPVGEVIFKNPPCCGCRQVKCVRPDNPCMDLIQVDEVWRKIKGLLELF